A window from Cryptomeria japonica chromosome 1, Sugi_1.0, whole genome shotgun sequence encodes these proteins:
- the LOC131052268 gene encoding heme-binding-like protein At3g10130, chloroplastic yields the protein MGTVIGKISAETPKYQVLAKGTDYEIREYEASIAAQVTYDPTQMKRGRDGGFMILAGYIGAVGKPNNVKPQKEQQEGEKIAMTAPVITQESSPPTSEPIAMTAPVLTEEASEPGDDAKKMVTMQFILPSSYTGENVPRPNDSRVSIKEMPKRKYGVVTFSGVTDEGVVKNKVEKLRKSLEEDGYRVAGDYVLARYNPPWTLPFLRTNEIMLPVE from the coding sequence ATGGGAACAGTGATAGGAAAAATTAGTGCGGAGACACCCAAATATCAAGTATTAGCTAAAGGGACTGATTATGAAATCAGAGAGTATGAAGCTTCCATTGCAGCGCAAGTAACATATGATCCAACCCAGATGAAAAGAGGAAGAGATGGAGGCTTTATGATCCTTGCAGGCTACATTGGAGCTGTTGGAAAACCCAATAATGTTAAGCCACAGAAAGAACAGCAGGAAGGGGAAAAGATAGCCATGACTGCTCCTGTCATTACTCAAGAGAGTTCTCCTCCTACTTCTGAACCAATTGCAATGACAGCACCTGTCTTGACAGAAGAAGCTTCCGAACCAGGTGATGATGCTAAGAAAATGGTAACCATGCAATTCATTTTGCCCTCCAGTTATACTGGAGAGAATGTTCCTAGGCCTAATGATTCTAGGGTTTCTATTAAGGAAATGCCCAAAAGGAAATATGGGGTTGTTACTTTTAGTGGGGTTACAGATGAGGGGGTTGTTAAGAATAAAGTGGAAAAGCTTAGGAAGTCACTGGAAGAGGATGGGTATAGGGTTGCAGGGGATTATGTGTTGGCTAGGTATAACCCTCCTTGGACCTTGCCATTCCTGAGGACTAATGAAATTATGCTTCCTGTGGAGTAG